One part of the Ralstonia pickettii genome encodes these proteins:
- a CDS encoding HD domain-containing protein has product MTDPQHTAPRATFSHMEHGTREDWAAISAEFMPFARALPDRVLAHLKLLDGDCGGFPIDRLAHSLQTATLAHRDGRDEEYVVCALLHDIGDTLGSFNHPDIAAAILKPFVSPENLWMVEKHGIFQGYYFFHHLGLDRNLREQYRSQPELFERTAEFCAKYDAAAFMPDYDNLPLSFFEPMVRRVLAKPRNSIYVKEGESELSQPKAAAA; this is encoded by the coding sequence ATGACCGATCCACAACATACCGCCCCGCGTGCAACGTTTTCCCACATGGAGCACGGCACGCGCGAGGACTGGGCCGCCATCTCGGCGGAATTCATGCCGTTTGCCCGCGCCTTGCCCGACCGCGTGCTCGCGCACCTGAAGCTGCTCGACGGCGATTGCGGCGGCTTCCCGATCGACCGTCTCGCGCACTCGCTGCAAACCGCGACCCTCGCCCACCGCGATGGCCGCGACGAGGAATACGTGGTCTGCGCGCTGCTGCACGACATTGGCGACACGCTGGGCAGCTTCAACCACCCGGACATCGCCGCGGCGATCCTCAAGCCGTTCGTGAGCCCCGAGAACCTGTGGATGGTCGAGAAACACGGCATCTTCCAGGGCTACTACTTCTTCCACCACCTGGGGCTCGACCGCAACCTGCGCGAGCAGTACCGCAGCCAGCCTGAGCTGTTCGAGCGCACGGCCGAGTTCTGCGCCAAGTACGACGCCGCGGCCTTCATGCCCGACTACGACAACCTGCCGCTCTCGTTCTTCGAGCCGATGGTGCGACGCGTGCTGGCCAAGCCGCGCAACTCCATCTACGTGAAGGAAGGCGAAAGCGAACTGTCGCAGCCAAAAGCCGCGGCAGCTTGA
- a CDS encoding Crp/Fnr family transcriptional regulator, whose amino-acid sequence MIGLPSPHPAAMPADASHTAPAPTPSQLAQGWLRDAPADLLAEIAPSARLITYPDGECIHPHGGPAQGMFLILRGRVRISRTTDGGSELVYGMLRAGEWFGEIALIDGGGRTHSAHAQGPTTLILLGSAAFARVVSAYPAGMWALMQQLCQRIRLIFDEFEHASEMPADARLAQRLLQLARAGDGRIVAASNEELGRMLARSRQTISKYLQAWQRAGWIRCHYRTVEIVDAAALRMLMDAHAS is encoded by the coding sequence ATGATCGGACTGCCCTCGCCGCATCCTGCCGCCATGCCCGCAGACGCCTCCCATACCGCCCCTGCTCCCACGCCCTCGCAACTCGCCCAGGGCTGGCTGCGCGACGCCCCCGCCGACCTGCTGGCCGAGATCGCGCCCAGCGCACGCCTGATCACCTACCCCGACGGCGAATGCATCCATCCGCACGGCGGCCCGGCGCAGGGCATGTTCCTGATCCTGCGCGGCCGCGTGCGCATCAGCCGGACGACGGACGGCGGCAGCGAACTGGTCTACGGCATGTTGCGCGCGGGTGAATGGTTTGGCGAGATCGCGCTCATCGACGGCGGCGGCCGCACGCACAGCGCCCACGCGCAGGGGCCGACCACGCTCATCCTGCTGGGCAGCGCGGCGTTTGCGCGGGTGGTGTCGGCCTACCCGGCCGGCATGTGGGCGCTGATGCAGCAACTCTGCCAGCGCATCCGCCTGATCTTCGACGAGTTCGAACACGCCAGCGAAATGCCCGCCGATGCGCGCCTCGCCCAACGTCTGCTGCAGCTCGCCCGCGCGGGCGACGGCCGCATCGTGGCGGCCAGCAATGAAGAGCTGGGCCGCATGCTGGCCCGCTCGCGGCAGACGATTTCCAAATACCTGCAGGCCTGGCAGCGCGCAGGTTGGATCCGCTGCCATTACCGGACGGTCGAAATCGTCGACGCGGCAGCTTTGCGGATGCTGATGGACGCGCACGCTTCCTGA